One window of Diabrotica undecimpunctata isolate CICGRU chromosome 8, icDiaUnde3, whole genome shotgun sequence genomic DNA carries:
- the LOC140448778 gene encoding uncharacterized protein: MPTNSEEWLKCANEFEEQWNYPHCIAAMDGKHVALQAPMNSNSEYFNYKSFFSIVLFALVDANYNFLFVDVGSQGCISDSGIFKNTLLWKKIEKNILNIPKGKPLPERDLIIPYVILADEAFALHENIMTPYSGVHGKGSKERVFNYRLSRARRVVENAFGILSSVFRVLRKPMLL, from the coding sequence atGCCCACAAATTCAGAAGAATGGCTAAAATGTGCAAATGAATTCGAAGAACAATGGAACTACCCACACTGTATAGCGGCTATGGATGGTAAACATGTGGCACTACAAGCACCAATGAACAGTAACAGTGAATACTTCAACTACAAATCATTCTTCAGCATTGTCTTGTTTGCACTTGTGGATGCAAactataactttttatttgttgaTGTAGGTTCACAGGGTTGTATATCCGATAGcggtatatttaaaaatactctttTATGGAAGAAAATAGAGAAAAATATTCTGAATATACCTAAGGGTAAACCACTTCCCGAACGTGATCTAATTATACCATATGTTATTCTGGCAGATGAGGCATTTGCATTACATGAAAACATTATGACACCTTATTCTGGCGTTCACGGCAAAGGTTCAAAAGAAAGAGTATTTAATTACCGCCTTTCTAGAGCAAGACGGGTCGTTGAAAATGCTTTTGGAATTCTTAGCTCCGTTTTCAGAGTCTTAAGAAAACCTATGCTTTTGTAA